In Lewinellaceae bacterium, a single window of DNA contains:
- a CDS encoding alpha/beta hydrolase, whose protein sequence is MKLITYQDQKIAYKAEGKGTAVALVHGFCEDSSIWEEFRLDLLEENYRIVRIDLPGFGKSEALPAASIEQMAEAVHAVLLKLNLDKVVFIGHSMGGYVGLAFARLYPERLLGLGLFHSHPYADSEEKKENRRKSVAFIQRQGHALFVKQLIPTLFNRKFANSNAFLVEKLTYRAARGESAGIIAAQEAMIERKDETPTLEALSVPVLFIIGEEDQAVPPESIEQIHLPQTASIHILERVGHMGLFEARKQTQRFVRQFVAFCEENARA, encoded by the coding sequence ATGAAACTGATTACTTACCAGGACCAGAAGATTGCCTACAAAGCCGAAGGCAAGGGCACCGCTGTGGCGCTGGTTCATGGCTTTTGCGAAGACAGCAGCATCTGGGAGGAATTCCGGCTCGACCTGCTCGAAGAGAACTACCGCATCGTCCGCATCGACCTGCCTGGCTTTGGCAAGTCGGAGGCGCTGCCCGCTGCAAGCATCGAGCAGATGGCGGAGGCCGTGCATGCCGTCCTTCTAAAACTCAACCTGGACAAGGTGGTTTTCATCGGCCATTCCATGGGCGGCTATGTCGGGCTGGCCTTCGCCCGCCTCTACCCGGAGCGGTTGCTGGGGCTGGGCCTTTTTCATTCGCATCCCTATGCCGACAGCGAAGAAAAAAAGGAAAACCGCCGCAAAAGCGTGGCTTTTATCCAGCGGCAGGGCCATGCGCTTTTTGTCAAGCAGCTCATCCCTACCCTTTTCAACCGGAAGTTTGCCAACAGCAACGCCTTCCTCGTGGAAAAGCTGACCTACCGGGCTGCCCGAGGGGAAAGCGCCGGCATCATCGCCGCCCAGGAAGCGATGATCGAAAGAAAAGACGAAACGCCTACCCTCGAAGCCTTGTCCGTTCCGGTGCTATTCATTATAGGAGAAGAAGACCAGGCCGTGCCCCCGGAGAGCATCGAACAAATCCACCTGCCCCAAACCGCCTCCATTCACATTCTGGAAAGAGTCGGGCACATGGGCTTGTTTGAAGCCCGAAAGCAAACGCAGCGTTTTGTTCGCCAGTTTGTGGCATTTTGCGAAGAAAACGCCCGGGCCTGA
- a CDS encoding SpoIIE family protein phosphatase, whose product MSGFSELRKGLSNIEALERELNLKQLQINRLLNITQAINNNVSAEGLFNMYKSFLSWEIGVKKMALYVRDEDDWACASSIGIKEDLLKLDVSSHFEKYTRLNNVEDAEHPLFKQFDVAIPVRHKENPIAYVFIGGFSEEEDMYNKVQFITTITNIIAVAIENKRLFKRQLEQERLKREMELASEMQRMLIPTNMPSKPGYELASIYKPHYGVGGDYFDFIEFDDGKIVFCVGDISGKGVAAALLMANFQANFHTLINKRTALDTFIRDLNTSVNLITQGERFITFFIAEYDTERQALRYVNAGHNPPVLVNDGELHLLNRGCTILGSFPELPEVEVGCVPLEGEAMVLSFTDGLTDLQNEKGDYLNEEMLYRFVRSNYKLSASAFNRQLMERLEIFKGGKSYPDDFTVLTCKIFTPGNRQGA is encoded by the coding sequence ATGTCGGGTTTTTCTGAACTGAGAAAAGGATTGTCCAACATCGAGGCGCTCGAACGGGAGCTGAACCTGAAGCAACTTCAGATCAACCGGCTATTGAACATCACCCAGGCCATCAACAATAACGTATCGGCGGAAGGGCTCTTCAATATGTACAAATCCTTCCTGAGCTGGGAGATCGGCGTGAAAAAAATGGCCCTTTACGTGCGCGACGAGGACGACTGGGCCTGCGCTTCCTCCATCGGCATTAAGGAGGATTTGCTCAAGCTGGATGTCAGCAGCCACTTTGAAAAGTATACCCGGCTCAACAATGTGGAAGATGCCGAACATCCCCTTTTCAAGCAGTTCGATGTAGCCATCCCCGTCCGCCACAAGGAGAACCCCATTGCTTATGTCTTCATCGGAGGGTTCAGCGAAGAGGAAGACATGTACAATAAGGTGCAGTTTATCACTACCATCACGAATATCATCGCGGTGGCCATCGAAAACAAGCGCCTGTTTAAGCGGCAACTGGAGCAGGAGCGCCTGAAGCGGGAAATGGAGCTGGCCAGCGAAATGCAGCGCATGCTCATTCCCACCAATATGCCCAGCAAGCCGGGCTACGAGCTGGCCAGCATCTACAAACCGCACTACGGCGTGGGAGGTGATTACTTTGACTTCATCGAATTCGACGACGGCAAGATCGTTTTTTGCGTTGGGGATATTTCCGGCAAAGGCGTCGCCGCTGCCTTGCTGATGGCCAACTTCCAGGCCAACTTTCATACCCTGATCAACAAGAGGACAGCGCTCGACACCTTCATCCGCGACCTGAACACTTCGGTCAACCTCATCACCCAGGGCGAGCGCTTCATTACCTTCTTCATTGCCGAATACGATACAGAACGGCAGGCCCTTCGGTACGTCAACGCCGGGCACAACCCTCCCGTCCTGGTCAACGACGGAGAGCTGCACCTGCTCAACAGGGGCTGCACCATCCTGGGCTCTTTCCCGGAACTGCCGGAGGTCGAAGTCGGCTGTGTGCCGCTGGAAGGCGAAGCCATGGTCCTTTCCTTCACCGACGGGCTGACCGATTTGCAAAACGAAAAGGGAGATTATCTCAACGAGGAAATGCTGTACCGCTTCGTAAGGAGCAATTACAAGCTCTCGGCTTCCGCTTTCAACCGTCAATTGATGGAGCGGCTGGAAATTTTTAAGGGCGGAAAAAGCTATCCCGATGATTTTACGGTGCTCACCTGTAAAATTTTTACACCGGGAAACCGGCAGGGTGCCTGA
- a CDS encoding COX15/CtaA family protein: MEAIANTVSKEGKTRPKKYPGIVKAWLVAGLFMIFMQVVVGGITRLTGSGLSITKWEIVTGTLPPLNAQQWEAEFELYKATPQYAKINQGMTMGEFKFIYFWEYVHRLWARLMGFVFVIPLGIFWARGMVDKPLLKRLGVVFLLAALVASFGWIMVASGLVERPWVNAYKLTIHLSLALILFSYLLWTAFKTFQPERPVLHNRLLKKAALAVTAVTALQIVLGGIMAGTKAGLFYPTWPDMNGEAIPALLLNSASWSVENFVNYDSALFMPALVQLLHRSTAYVLTIMVLWFFFKAAKSNPAPPLKAGLYLLVSVLIIQMALGILTVVNAVGMIPVGYGVFHQAGALLLLSAVLFVDYQLGKASN, encoded by the coding sequence ATGGAAGCCATTGCAAATACCGTTTCAAAAGAAGGCAAAACAAGGCCAAAAAAATATCCAGGCATCGTAAAGGCCTGGTTGGTGGCCGGCTTATTCATGATCTTCATGCAGGTCGTGGTAGGCGGCATTACCCGCCTGACCGGCTCGGGGCTGTCCATCACCAAATGGGAGATCGTCACCGGCACGCTGCCTCCGCTCAATGCCCAGCAGTGGGAAGCGGAATTTGAGCTGTATAAGGCCACTCCTCAGTACGCCAAAATCAACCAGGGAATGACGATGGGCGAGTTTAAGTTCATTTACTTCTGGGAGTACGTCCACCGCCTGTGGGCCCGCCTGATGGGCTTCGTGTTTGTCATTCCGCTGGGCATATTCTGGGCGAGGGGCATGGTGGATAAGCCTCTTCTGAAACGCTTGGGCGTCGTTTTCCTCCTGGCCGCCCTGGTAGCTTCTTTCGGATGGATCATGGTAGCCAGCGGCCTGGTGGAGCGGCCCTGGGTCAATGCGTACAAACTTACGATACACCTTTCGCTGGCGCTCATCCTGTTCAGTTACCTGCTGTGGACGGCGTTCAAAACCTTTCAGCCGGAGCGGCCGGTTTTGCACAACCGGTTGTTAAAAAAGGCCGCTTTGGCCGTCACGGCGGTTACGGCGCTGCAAATTGTCCTGGGGGGCATTATGGCTGGAACCAAGGCGGGCCTTTTCTACCCCACCTGGCCGGATATGAACGGAGAGGCCATCCCTGCCCTGCTGCTGAACAGCGCCAGCTGGTCTGTGGAAAACTTTGTGAATTACGATTCCGCCCTCTTTATGCCCGCCCTGGTGCAGCTATTGCACCGATCCACTGCTTATGTGCTGACTATCATGGTTTTATGGTTCTTTTTCAAGGCTGCAAAATCCAATCCTGCGCCTCCTCTGAAGGCCGGCTTATACCTGTTGGTAAGTGTGTTGATAATCCAAATGGCGCTGGGAATCCTCACTGTTGTCAACGCTGTCGGCATGATTCCGGTGGGCTACGGCGTCTTTCATCAGGCCGGCGCGCTTTTGCTGCTGTCCGCCGTTTTATTTGTGGATTATCAACTGGGAAAGGCGAGTAATTAA
- a CDS encoding T9SS type A sorting domain-containing protein, which produces MKWIKIIALFVGCSPLLLTAQPGFNLSPPQDYPKAHFRNMTLHNDTIVGYGMAFSDTVEWRQGLFVAKFDSLGNQLASTLILDSLGAALSMDKHYGKITITTDGGYVLTAAPLGRRSAILAKLNCDLQLEFIHEYSDTINLSQYDYKNPVEIKDGYLLYGDIQRPNYFNDSFVRRVDKQGNTIWFKYYGDYDLQDGFNNLQAINDSVFAACSVVQSSPQSGSSRIVYLDLNGNVLRQWQSEENPEIGFLRNIIPTSDGGLITYGIYLKEIIWSTLIMQPTLAKLDSNFQVQWVKHFGRAASLNAMINLRDFKPTADGNYIAAGETVIEEGPSGTHRVGWLYKFSPQGDSIWSKHLFPPIGAEYPIRGYFGGVGELSSGSIVAGGAAYEGNDFYPWLVKVDAKGCLEEPCPMLSPVAGPAAREEAIRLFPNPNKGQFRLSWAQAPVGERARCTIFDAQGRAVWREERQAVAQMEIDAPGLPPGFYMLEVRTGGRRWVGKVVVER; this is translated from the coding sequence ATGAAATGGATAAAAATAATTGCCCTTTTTGTTGGTTGTTCTCCGCTCCTACTGACTGCCCAGCCGGGCTTCAACCTGTCTCCGCCTCAGGATTATCCCAAAGCCCACTTCCGGAATATGACCCTTCACAATGACACCATAGTCGGTTATGGCATGGCCTTTTCGGATACTGTCGAATGGCGGCAAGGCCTTTTTGTTGCTAAATTTGATTCTTTAGGCAACCAGTTGGCATCTACTTTGATCCTGGATTCTCTAGGCGCTGCCTTATCTATGGATAAACATTATGGTAAAATAACAATAACTACAGATGGAGGGTATGTGCTTACTGCTGCCCCTTTGGGCCGCAGGAGTGCAATCCTAGCCAAACTGAATTGTGATTTACAACTTGAGTTCATTCACGAGTACTCTGATACTATTAATCTTAGCCAGTACGATTATAAAAACCCAGTAGAAATAAAAGATGGATATTTACTGTATGGCGATATTCAACGGCCCAATTATTTCAACGATTCTTTTGTGCGCAGGGTGGATAAACAAGGAAACACTATTTGGTTTAAATACTACGGCGACTATGATTTACAAGATGGTTTTAATAATCTTCAAGCCATTAACGATAGTGTTTTTGCGGCTTGTTCGGTAGTACAATCCAGCCCTCAATCTGGTAGTTCCAGAATAGTATACCTGGATTTAAATGGTAATGTGCTTCGGCAATGGCAATCGGAGGAAAACCCCGAGATCGGTTTTCTCAGAAACATAATACCCACTTCCGATGGAGGCTTGATTACCTACGGTATCTACCTTAAGGAAATAATTTGGTCTACGCTTATTATGCAGCCCACCCTGGCCAAGTTGGATTCCAACTTCCAGGTGCAGTGGGTAAAGCATTTCGGCAGAGCGGCCAGCCTCAATGCCATGATTAATTTACGAGATTTTAAACCAACGGCCGACGGCAATTATATCGCTGCCGGCGAAACCGTCATTGAAGAAGGGCCATCCGGTACCCACCGCGTAGGTTGGCTGTACAAATTCTCCCCTCAGGGCGACAGCATCTGGTCTAAGCACCTGTTCCCCCCTATTGGGGCCGAATATCCTATCCGTGGCTACTTCGGCGGTGTCGGCGAGCTGTCCAGCGGCAGCATCGTCGCCGGGGGGGCGGCGTATGAGGGCAATGATTTTTACCCCTGGCTGGTCAAGGTGGATGCCAAAGGTTGCCTGGAGGAGCCCTGCCCGATGCTGAGCCCAGTCGCTGGCCCGGCGGCAAGGGAGGAGGCCATTCGCCTTTTTCCCAACCCAAATAAAGGGCAGTTCCGCTTGTCGTGGGCGCAAGCTCCGGTGGGGGAACGGGCCCGGTGCACTATTTTTGACGCGCAGGGAAGAGCCGTATGGCGCGAAGAGCGGCAAGCGGTGGCACAGATGGAGATTGATGCGCCGGGCCTGCCACCAGGCTTTTATATGCTGGAGGTGCGGACGGGGGGTAGGCGCTGGGTGGGCAAGGTGGTGGTGGAGCGGTGA
- a CDS encoding NINE protein has product MKEKNVAGILALFLGWLGVHRFYLGQTGLGIFYLIFSWLFPVMLIVGLIDAISFFSMDQDVFDRKYNREYPKRRDTDFNRRDYSRRNREQPREARREKRDTRRYDTQRQRQYQRPQPRPPRRNLYKASGIKKYKDYDYDGAIEDFNKSLDIEPNDVATHFNLACAYSLNEKPEKAFFHLDRAVANGFNDFQRIKEHDALAFLRIQPEFDAFEKNGFRQQQQATAEEPPGKEAGEQEEEILEGQTDLLEQLRRLGDLREKGLLTEEEFTSQKRKLLG; this is encoded by the coding sequence ATGAAGGAAAAGAATGTAGCCGGCATATTAGCGCTGTTCCTGGGATGGCTTGGCGTTCACCGTTTTTATTTAGGGCAAACTGGCCTGGGGATTTTTTATTTGATCTTTTCCTGGCTTTTCCCGGTGATGCTTATCGTCGGCCTGATAGACGCCATATCCTTTTTTTCGATGGACCAGGATGTTTTTGACCGAAAATACAACCGCGAATACCCGAAAAGAAGAGATACGGATTTCAACCGGCGGGATTACTCCCGCCGCAACCGGGAACAGCCGCGAGAAGCCAGGAGAGAAAAGCGGGATACCCGCCGGTATGACACGCAGCGGCAGCGGCAGTACCAGCGCCCGCAACCCCGGCCGCCGCGCCGAAACCTGTACAAGGCCAGTGGCATTAAAAAATATAAAGACTACGATTACGACGGGGCTATTGAAGATTTCAATAAATCCCTCGATATTGAACCCAATGACGTTGCGACCCATTTCAACCTGGCCTGCGCCTACTCCCTGAACGAAAAGCCGGAGAAGGCTTTTTTTCACCTCGACCGGGCAGTGGCGAATGGGTTCAACGATTTTCAGCGGATAAAAGAACACGACGCACTGGCTTTTCTCCGGATACAACCGGAGTTCGATGCATTTGAAAAAAACGGCTTCCGCCAGCAGCAACAGGCAACAGCCGAAGAACCTCCCGGCAAAGAGGCCGGGGAACAGGAAGAAGAAATACTGGAAGGGCAGACCGATTTGCTGGAACAGCTCCGGCGGCTGGGAGACCTCAGAGAAAAGGGCTTGCTTACAGAAGAGGAGTTTACTTCGCAGAAAAGAAAGCTCTTGGGCTAA
- a CDS encoding D-tyrosyl-tRNA(Tyr) deacylase has protein sequence MRIVIQRVSEASVTVNEKTVGEIGPGLLVFLGIEDEDTNEDIEWLCQKVAKMRIFNDEEGKMNLSVKDVGGELLVVSQFTLHASVKKGNRPSFIRAARPEFAIPMYEKFIKLLEITAGRDVQTGEFGAEMKVRLLNDGPVTITIDSKNIE, from the coding sequence ATGCGCATAGTCATCCAACGAGTTTCCGAAGCCTCCGTCACCGTAAATGAAAAAACAGTGGGCGAAATAGGGCCCGGCCTGCTTGTGTTCCTCGGCATTGAAGACGAAGATACCAATGAAGACATAGAGTGGCTCTGCCAAAAAGTGGCCAAAATGCGCATCTTTAACGACGAGGAAGGCAAGATGAACCTTTCCGTGAAAGACGTCGGCGGCGAGCTGCTCGTCGTCAGCCAGTTCACCCTGCACGCCAGCGTCAAAAAAGGCAACCGGCCGTCCTTCATCCGGGCCGCCCGGCCGGAATTTGCCATACCGATGTACGAGAAATTTATCAAATTGCTGGAAATTACGGCCGGCCGCGATGTGCAAACCGGCGAGTTCGGCGCCGAAATGAAAGTGCGCCTGCTCAATGACGGCCCCGTTACCATTACCATAGACAGCAAAAATATTGAGTGA
- a CDS encoding SOS response-associated peptidase, which produces MCGRFSFVTSPEKIKEQLGDIETGQALRLSFNVAPTQHSYVITNEHPKRLEYLAWGLIPHWSNDSKNASKLINARMEGIGAKPSFRVPLRRRRCLVLADSFYEWRTEAGKKVPYRIFRKNGDLLLFAGIWDVWYKDDYAVKTFSIITAPPNKEVAPLHNRMPMVLPQKEQQQRWLQDLDIAQVMELLQPPPDGILDYYQVSDKVNSVKNDSPELHQRIGGQPTLF; this is translated from the coding sequence ATGTGCGGAAGGTTTTCCTTTGTGACTTCACCCGAGAAGATAAAAGAACAGTTGGGGGATATTGAAACCGGCCAGGCACTGCGCCTGAGTTTCAATGTAGCGCCTACCCAGCATTCCTATGTCATTACGAACGAACATCCAAAGCGCCTGGAATACCTGGCCTGGGGGCTCATACCCCACTGGTCGAACGACAGCAAGAACGCCAGCAAGCTGATCAACGCCCGCATGGAAGGCATTGGCGCCAAACCCTCTTTCCGCGTTCCGCTCCGCCGGCGCCGCTGCCTGGTGCTGGCCGACAGCTTCTACGAATGGCGCACCGAGGCGGGCAAAAAAGTGCCCTACCGGATTTTCCGCAAAAACGGGGACCTGCTGCTCTTCGCCGGCATCTGGGATGTATGGTATAAAGACGACTACGCCGTAAAGACTTTCTCTATCATTACCGCTCCGCCCAATAAAGAAGTCGCCCCGCTGCACAACCGCATGCCGATGGTGCTTCCCCAAAAAGAACAGCAGCAGCGCTGGCTCCAGGACCTGGATATCGCCCAGGTGATGGAACTCCTCCAACCCCCGCCGGATGGCATACTGGACTACTACCAGGTTTCCGATAAGGTCAACTCTGTTAAAAACGACTCCCCGGAATTGCATCAGCGGATTGGGGGGCAGCCGACTTTGTTTTAG
- a CDS encoding nucleotide pyrophosphohydrolase — protein MTLQEAQQTVDHWINTVGIRYYNELTNTAILMEEVGEVARLMARLYGEQSFKKTEDAANAKAQLGDEMADVLFVLICLANQTGVDLAEAFGKNLDKKTRRDAERHAGNEKLR, from the coding sequence ATGACCCTGCAGGAAGCCCAGCAAACCGTCGACCACTGGATCAACACCGTCGGCATACGCTACTACAATGAACTGACCAACACGGCCATCCTCATGGAAGAGGTGGGGGAAGTGGCCCGCCTGATGGCCCGGCTGTACGGCGAACAGTCCTTCAAAAAAACGGAAGACGCCGCCAACGCCAAAGCCCAACTGGGCGACGAAATGGCGGACGTGCTCTTCGTGCTCATCTGCCTGGCCAACCAAACCGGGGTTGACCTGGCCGAGGCCTTCGGCAAGAATCTCGATAAGAAAACCCGGCGCGATGCGGAGCGGCACGCGGGGAATGAGAAATTGAGGTGA
- a CDS encoding DUF3524 domain-containing protein, whose product MKILLLEPFLSGSHQKWAEGYQAFSRHDVRLHSLKGRHWKWRMHGGAVSLAGRFPASGWKPSLILATDMLDVAAFLGLARQHTAGIPAITYFHENQITYPWSPADEDIGRQRDNHYGFINYTSALASDRVFFNSRFHRRSFLDSLPGFLNQFPDARELQRIKELEKKSEVLPLGMNLRALNLRDKPGKYPEATLLWNHRWEYDKAPEVFFTALFRLKEEGIPFRLIVLGRSYRQSPEIFEMARHRLQQEIVHFGYAESQAEYARLLWQADILPVASRQDFFGGSVVEAIYCNCFPLLPNRLAYPEHIPEEEHPRHLYEKEEDFYLNLKEAIHHIGEIRRKSSFQHFVARYDWSILATEYDRAFEQLAGQNSE is encoded by the coding sequence ATGAAAATACTGCTTTTAGAGCCTTTCCTGTCCGGAAGCCACCAAAAGTGGGCGGAAGGATACCAGGCGTTTAGCCGCCACGACGTCCGTTTGCACTCTCTGAAAGGGCGGCACTGGAAGTGGCGCATGCACGGCGGCGCGGTCAGCCTGGCCGGGCGGTTTCCCGCATCGGGCTGGAAGCCGAGCCTCATCCTGGCCACCGACATGCTGGATGTGGCGGCCTTCCTGGGGCTTGCCCGGCAGCACACCGCCGGCATACCCGCCATCACCTATTTTCATGAAAACCAGATCACCTATCCCTGGTCGCCGGCGGATGAGGATATCGGCAGGCAGCGCGACAACCACTACGGCTTCATCAACTATACTTCTGCCCTCGCTTCGGATCGCGTCTTTTTCAACTCCCGTTTTCACCGCCGTTCCTTCCTGGACAGCCTGCCAGGTTTTTTGAATCAATTTCCGGATGCCCGGGAATTGCAACGGATCAAAGAATTGGAGAAAAAAAGCGAGGTGCTTCCCCTCGGCATGAACCTCCGGGCGCTGAACCTTCGCGATAAACCCGGAAAATACCCCGAAGCCACGCTGCTGTGGAACCACCGCTGGGAATACGACAAGGCGCCGGAGGTGTTTTTTACGGCTTTGTTCCGCCTGAAAGAGGAAGGCATCCCCTTCCGGCTGATCGTCCTGGGCCGCTCCTACCGGCAGTCGCCCGAAATATTTGAAATGGCCCGCCACCGGTTGCAGCAAGAGATCGTCCACTTCGGTTATGCAGAAAGCCAGGCGGAGTATGCCCGGCTCCTGTGGCAGGCCGACATCCTGCCCGTTGCCAGCCGCCAGGATTTTTTTGGCGGCAGCGTAGTGGAGGCCATTTATTGCAACTGTTTTCCCTTGCTTCCCAACCGGTTGGCCTATCCCGAGCACATCCCGGAGGAGGAACACCCCCGGCACCTGTACGAAAAAGAGGAGGATTTTTATCTCAACCTGAAGGAAGCCATCCACCATATTGGGGAAATTCGCAGAAAGTCGTCATTCCAGCATTTTGTAGCCAGATATGATTGGAGTATTTTAGCCACCGAATACGACCGGGCCTTCGAGCAATTGGCGGGCCAAAACTCCGAATAA
- a CDS encoding PrsW family intramembrane metalloprotease, with the protein MLKESFVYLLAIIPGLLICWYIYRMDKYEKESRLQLAITFALGMAVTYPVLKIETWASYSGWGETDSLGATVFSSFIVVALTEELAKYLALMAYPYARPFFNEPMDGIVYAVMIAMGFATLENVLYAGQFGFQTTLLRAFTAVPAHACFAIIMGYFIGSSKFSFSLASKRQLIGLGLAVPVAVHGVYDFFILQEYYEELIILALLLLGANIYVSTRLIREQQENSPFKGGEQ; encoded by the coding sequence ATGCTGAAGGAATCCTTTGTTTATCTTTTGGCCATCATTCCCGGCCTGCTCATCTGCTGGTACATTTACCGGATGGATAAGTACGAGAAGGAGTCGCGCCTTCAGTTGGCCATTACTTTTGCCCTGGGCATGGCCGTTACCTATCCCGTTTTGAAGATCGAAACCTGGGCCAGCTATTCCGGCTGGGGGGAGACCGACAGCCTGGGCGCCACTGTTTTTTCTTCCTTTATTGTGGTTGCGCTGACGGAAGAATTGGCCAAATACCTGGCCTTAATGGCCTACCCTTATGCCCGTCCCTTCTTCAATGAGCCGATGGATGGCATTGTCTACGCCGTGATGATCGCCATGGGCTTCGCCACCCTGGAAAATGTGCTCTACGCCGGCCAGTTTGGTTTCCAGACTACGCTGTTGCGCGCCTTCACCGCCGTTCCGGCGCACGCCTGCTTTGCCATCATCATGGGCTACTTCATCGGTAGTTCCAAGTTTTCTTTTTCCCTGGCATCCAAAAGACAGCTCATCGGGCTGGGCCTGGCCGTGCCGGTGGCGGTGCATGGCGTCTACGATTTTTTCATTCTCCAGGAATACTACGAAGAACTCATTATCCTGGCCTTGCTCCTGCTGGGCGCCAACATTTATGTTTCTACCCGGCTGATTCGGGAGCAGCAGGAGAATTCGCCGTTTAAGGGGGGGGAGCAATGA
- a CDS encoding T9SS type A sorting domain-containing protein, whose amino-acid sequence MLSWLVLFDSVLLFSQPTSPTLQCPDPPIYGNYLDNEEGENFQVKVYMNFIEYENYEWIDQQEADIRANRALDYLNSVYNEIGIYFFIPGNPCEENIAEVFEEVDSNYDVDDIRNIVPGSKHSDGIDIYFLDNTKMFGGTAFSIPSNHLLVQGEYNDGTTTHWAGDTPVLLHEMGHCLGLMHPDRGGDCDELNSYGVCPNGTASGYCTGDHVSDTPPVNGTETSFNTVGVFATALPVANPNCATPEPCEPPCDEDDLAEAKDNFHQNKATWLEKKAAYPQITGEEEQEEALREIAGLRYHLNKDAKNIITHYRQDTLNHEPDSVLHWLALVETYPADYRLARHHFFTGKFYNFDHLWPNLAEQYGLDSTRLAEYNDLDEVFATLRPYLEGGGALNQLPKDTINSLLYWAGQCNEAGALARNLLLANGLRLEVKCTAAPPVERPAAPYGSQTTPASSAGGQGIRAYPNPTRDQLFLALPESAGQGQAVFYNLQGKVVQRLPLFGGLNRLPLPPALFRPGIYLLKAWQGGAAYQLKIAIH is encoded by the coding sequence TTGCTAAGTTGGCTCGTTCTTTTCGACTCCGTTTTACTTTTCAGCCAGCCTACCTCACCCACGCTTCAGTGCCCCGATCCGCCTATCTACGGCAACTATCTGGATAACGAGGAGGGTGAAAATTTCCAGGTCAAAGTGTATATGAATTTCATCGAATACGAAAACTACGAATGGATCGATCAGCAGGAAGCAGACATCCGGGCTAACAGGGCACTGGATTACTTAAATAGTGTGTACAATGAAATAGGCATTTATTTTTTTATACCCGGTAACCCTTGTGAAGAAAATATTGCAGAGGTGTTTGAAGAAGTGGATAGTAATTACGATGTCGATGACATCAGAAACATAGTACCCGGCAGCAAACACTCAGACGGCATAGACATTTACTTTTTGGACAATACTAAAATGTTTGGCGGAACCGCCTTTTCTATTCCCAGCAATCACCTGCTGGTACAAGGCGAATACAACGACGGCACCACTACCCATTGGGCGGGCGATACGCCGGTGCTGCTCCACGAAATGGGCCACTGCCTGGGCTTGATGCACCCTGACCGCGGTGGCGATTGCGATGAACTAAATTCCTACGGCGTCTGCCCTAACGGGACAGCGAGCGGTTATTGCACCGGCGACCACGTCTCCGATACGCCCCCTGTCAATGGTACAGAAACCTCTTTCAATACAGTGGGTGTTTTCGCCACCGCTCTACCCGTAGCCAACCCCAACTGCGCCACCCCCGAACCCTGCGAGCCGCCTTGTGACGAGGACGACCTGGCAGAAGCGAAAGACAACTTCCACCAGAACAAGGCAACCTGGCTGGAAAAAAAAGCTGCCTATCCGCAAATCACCGGCGAAGAAGAGCAGGAAGAAGCGCTGCGGGAAATTGCCGGGCTGCGGTACCATTTGAACAAGGATGCCAAAAACATAATTACCCACTACCGGCAGGACACCCTGAACCACGAACCAGATTCTGTGCTCCACTGGCTGGCTTTGGTAGAAACCTACCCGGCGGATTACCGCCTGGCCCGCCACCACTTTTTCACCGGCAAGTTCTATAACTTCGACCACCTCTGGCCCAACCTGGCGGAGCAATATGGGCTGGACAGCACCCGCCTGGCGGAATACAACGATCTGGATGAGGTATTTGCCACCTTGCGCCCCTACCTGGAAGGCGGCGGCGCTTTGAACCAGTTGCCTAAGGATACGATTAACAGCCTGTTGTACTGGGCCGGCCAATGCAATGAAGCCGGCGCCCTGGCCAGAAACCTGCTGCTTGCCAATGGCCTACGCCTGGAGGTTAAATGTACAGCAGCGCCGCCGGTGGAACGCCCCGCTGCGCCATACGGCAGCCAAACAACACCTGCCTCCTCTGCCGGTGGCCAGGGCATCCGGGCTTACCCCAACCCAACACGGGATCAACTCTTTTTAGCATTGCCTGAAAGCGCCGGGCAAGGGCAAGCCGTATTTTACAACCTGCAGGGCAAGGTAGTGCAGCGCCTCCCGCTTTTCGGCGGGCTCAACCGGCTGCCGCTGCCTCCGGCGCTTTTCAGGCCCGGCATCTACCTGCTCAAAGCTTGGCAGGGCGGTGCCGCCTACCAATTGAAAATCGCTATTCACTAA